One window from the genome of Fulvivirga lutea encodes:
- a CDS encoding AAA family ATPase, translating into MENDNIFESRVDLSVVQETFEAIQKEIGSAVLGQQKIVEQLTIALFCEGHVLIEGMPGVAKTLTAKCLSKTVDAKFSRIQFTPDLMPSDVIGTMIYNPKSTEFDFKSGPIFSNVVLIDEINRAPAKTQSSLFECMEERQITVDGTRYELESPFIVIGTQNPVEHEGTYRLPEAQLDRFMFKLIVDYPNLDDEQKILELHMTGGIHLNLKNINKIIDAKKLKAIQETVKQINVKREILHYIASLIHETRNNPNIYLGASPRAGISLLHSAKTYAAVQGRDFVTPDDVKDMVIPVLNHRIMLTPEKEMQGMTAHTAIQLIVDKVEVPN; encoded by the coding sequence ATGGAAAATGATAATATTTTCGAATCACGCGTTGATCTCTCCGTGGTTCAAGAAACTTTTGAGGCCATTCAAAAAGAGATAGGGAGTGCTGTGTTAGGGCAACAAAAAATCGTTGAGCAATTAACAATTGCTTTATTCTGTGAAGGGCATGTGCTGATTGAGGGTATGCCCGGAGTAGCTAAAACATTGACGGCCAAATGCCTATCTAAAACGGTAGATGCGAAATTCAGCAGAATTCAATTCACACCAGATTTAATGCCCAGCGATGTGATCGGCACAATGATCTACAATCCTAAGTCTACAGAGTTTGACTTTAAATCCGGTCCAATATTCTCGAACGTTGTGTTAATAGATGAAATAAATAGAGCCCCCGCCAAAACACAATCGTCACTTTTTGAATGTATGGAGGAACGACAGATTACGGTGGATGGAACTCGGTATGAATTGGAATCTCCTTTTATTGTCATTGGCACTCAAAACCCAGTAGAACATGAGGGTACTTACAGGTTACCGGAGGCACAGTTAGATCGCTTTATGTTCAAGTTGATCGTGGATTACCCTAACCTGGATGATGAACAGAAAATATTAGAATTACACATGACAGGTGGCATCCATCTTAATCTGAAAAACATCAATAAAATTATTGATGCTAAAAAGCTGAAAGCAATACAGGAAACGGTAAAACAAATTAATGTGAAGCGTGAAATACTTCATTATATTGCCAGCCTCATACATGAAACACGAAACAATCCGAACATCTATTTAGGGGCATCACCAAGAGCAGGTATTAGTCTCTTACACAGTGCCAAAACGTATGCCGCTGTACAAGGTAGAGATTTTGTAACCCCTGATGATGTGAAGGATATGGTTATTCCGGTATTGAATCACCGCATTATGTTGACCCCTGAAAAAGAAATGCAGGGAATGACCGCGCATACGGCCATCCAATTGATAGTAGATAAAGTAGAAGTGCCTAATTGA